A section of the Triticum dicoccoides isolate Atlit2015 ecotype Zavitan chromosome 7A, WEW_v2.0, whole genome shotgun sequence genome encodes:
- the LOC119328327 gene encoding uncharacterized protein LOC119328327, whose translation MGEVSREPAVCDPLCRWHLVLPPVPDDLVALLGRCRCKPSVFPLGDDEEEAAVEEASFQVMLMAYCETKLAAFVFSSSTGQWRAAASKGWSDLALCSSESGMMSPVHPLFLRHHYAYGCFCWDCTLFRWKKLLMLDTTRMEFSLVVPPPGEWRKEGFAIVEAGEGRLGIFGFHGESASSDLIYTFAWNKGENPSQWKMEKTISLDSGYRYFIIAATGRYLLLTRTPDISQENPRFEYFSINVKTLQLQMVYSGHSRHKLSGTHIYTNFPPSLWSSNANMQ comes from the exons ATGGGCGAGGTCAGCCGGGAGCCCGCCGTGTGCGACCCTTTGTGCCGATGGCATCTCGTGCTCCCCCCAGTACCTGACGACCTAGTCGCTTTGTTAGGCAGATGCCGGTGCAAGCCTTCTGTCTTTCCCCTCGGCGACGATGAGGAGGAAGCTGCTGTTGAAGAGGCATCATTCCAAGTGATGTTGATGGCATACTGCGAAACTAAGCTGGCCGCATTCGTGTTCTCGTCGAGCACCGGACAATGGAGAGCTGCTGCATCCAAGGGTTGGAGTGATTTGGCCCTTTGCAGCAGCGAGTCCGGCATGATGTCACCCGTCCACCCTCTTTTTCTCAGGCACCATTATGCTTATGGCTGCTTCTGCTGGGACTGTACGCTCTTCAGGTGGAAAAAGTTGCTCATGCTTGACACAACAAGGATGGAGTTCTCCCTTGTTGTCCCCCCACCTGGAGAATGGAGAAAGGAAGGTTTTGCCATTGTGGAGGCAGGGGAAGGCAGGCTTGGGATCTTTGGTTTCCATGGTGAATCTGCATCGTCTGACCTTATCTATACCTTTGCGTGGAACAAAGGGGAGAATCCCAGCCAGTGGAAAATGGAGAAGACAATCTCACTAGATTCTGGTTACCGGTATTTCATCATAGCTGCAACAGGAAGGTATTTGCTATTGACAAGGACACCAGACATATCTCAAGAGAACCCGCGCTTTGAATATTTTTCGATCAATGTCAAGACGTTGCAGCTTCAGATGGTTTATTCAGGTCATAGCAGGCATAAGTTGTCGGGGACACACATATATACCAACTTCCCGCCATCATTGTGGTCTTCAAACGCAAATATGCAGTG A
- the LOC119333980 gene encoding LOW QUALITY PROTEIN: uncharacterized protein LOC119333980 (The sequence of the model RefSeq protein was modified relative to this genomic sequence to represent the inferred CDS: substituted 2 bases at 2 genomic stop codons) — MRFSVRVNDDSLIFISGNTHSVARLNDILRVYGDAAGQCVNRAKSAVYFSSNTPAQLKQQLKAVLNIDVEAFSERYLGLPTAIGGITSGTFDHIGERAIGKMQGWSEKLLACAGREILLKSVVQAIPTYSMSTLLLTKKVCKSLTSPMAKFFWSSSIDKNALHWVSWKNLATPKCQGGMGFRDPQQFNIALLGKHGWRFMTNPNSLCARVMKALWKLKVIPKVRVFWWRVLRGILPDECTLKHRHISVQDTCKVCMAREEDLMHALIQCSHARRFWREASAWFDLRLPHLHPRSWARDILCGDRIRDEDRTKIITIMAGGIARSTSALLGAWCKPFGAISDPVTMKALSMXXGTLFAKLRGLSHVIIETDCQELVQLWSANLPAHLSAKRACTLNVTECWLEETPRFLVTSLLFDCPGNTFVE, encoded by the exons ATGCGCTTCTCAGTCCGAGTTAATG ATGACAGTTTGATCTTTATTAGTGGAAACACCCATAGTGTAGCAAGACTGAATGATATCCTGAGGGTTTATGGTGATGCTGCGGGTCAGTGTGTCAATCGTGCCAAGAGTGCAGTATACTTCAGCTCCAACACACCGGCCCAGCTCAAGCAGCAGCTTAAAGCGGTCCTCAACATCGATGTGGAGGCTTTTAGCGAGCGGTACCTAGGGCTACCCACTGCGATCGGCGGCATCACAAGCGGAACTTTCGATCACATCGGGGAGAGAGCCATCGGGAAGATGCAGGGATGGTCTGAAAAATTACTCGCGTGTGCAGGCAGGGAGATATTGTTGAAATCAGTTGTACAGGCCATCCCAACATACTCTATGAGCACACTCTTATTAACAAAAAAGGTGTGCAAGAGTTTGACGTCACCAATGGCAAAATTCTTTTGGAGTAGCTCCATTGACAAAAATGCTCTACATTGGGTGTCCTGGAAGAATCTGGCTACACCAAAGTGCCAAGGTGGTATGGGATTTCGTGATCCCCAACAGTTTAACATTGCGTTACTCGGGAAGCATGGGTGGCGGTTTATGACGAACCCTAATTCTCTGTGCGCTAGGGTAATGAAAG CCCTGTGGAAACTCAAAGTGATCCCAAAGGTACGGGTGTTTTGGTGGAGGGTTTTGCGAGGGATTCTACCTGATGAATGTACCCTCAAGCACCGCCACATCTCAGTTCAAGACACTTGTAAAGTGTGCATGGCAAGAGAGGAGGATCTCATGCATGCGCTAATACAATGCTCACACGCACGACGTTTCTGGAGAGAAGCTAGTGCTTGGTTTGATCTCAGACTCCCTCATTTGCACCCACGCTCGTGGGCCAGAGATATACTGTGTGGCGATCGGATCAGGGATGAAGATCGCACAAAGATCATCACTATCATG GCGGGTGGCATTGCCCGGTCCACGTCCGCGCTACTAGGAGCTTGGTGCAAGCCATTCGGTGCTATATCCGATCCTGTAACAATGAAAGCCCTATCAATGTGATAAGGAACGCTATTTGCAAAACTTCGAGGCCTATCGCATGTGATAATAGAGACTGACTGTCAGGAGTTAGTGCAACTCTG GTCGGCAAACTTACCGGCACATCTAAGTGCAAAACGTGCATGCACATTGAATGTGACCGAATGTTGGCTCGAGGAGACCCCTAGGTTTTTGGTAACCAGCCTTTTGTTTGATTGCCCGGGGAACACTTTTGTTGAATAA
- the LOC119330726 gene encoding uncharacterized protein LOC119330726: MASPLTDLPDHLLTEILLPAARPGRSRPRLLPPTRHRTISPPPLPSPPRTTTLRLPPVPRVPSCPAASPACALALAADFSFSFLPSHCRWTVQDCRDGRVLLNREPEKGEEPSVFQELVVCDPLHRRYILLPPVPDDLAHSVEHLLPKYSRSRCKPFLVPLGEEETAEETAFKVIWMAHCKTKLSAFVFSSSTGIWQAPASKSWNDLALDIDDLVMMPQLHLLFSGATMLMVASTGTG, encoded by the coding sequence ATGGCGTCGCCTCTGACGGATCTCCCCGACCACCTCCTGACCGAGATCCTCCTTCCGGCTGCCCGCCCCGGACGATCTCGCCCGCGCCTCCTTCCGCCGACTCGCCACCGAACCATCTCTCCTCCGCCGCTTCCGTCGCCTCCACGAACCACCACTCTTCGGCTTCCTCCAGTGCCACGGGTTCCATCCTGCCCTGCCGCCTCACCCGCCTGCGCGCTCGCCCTCGCCGCCGActtttccttctccttcctcccctccCACTGCCGCTGGACTGTCCAGGACTGCCGCGACGGCCGCGTCCTCCTCAATCGTGAGCCCGAGAAGGGCGAGGAGCCCTCTGTCTTCCAGGAGCTCGTGGTATGCGACCCCTTGCACCGTCGGTACATCTTGCTCCCCCCGGTACCTGACGACCTAGCCCATTCGGTTGAGCACCTGCTCCCCAAGTACAGCAGGTCCCGGTGCAAGCCTTTCCTCGTTCCCCTCGGCGAGGAGGAGACGGCGGAAGAGACAGCATTCAAAGTCATCTGGATGGCTCATTGCAAAACTAAGCTGTCTGCTTTCGTCTTCTCTTCGAGCACCGGAATATGGCAAGCTCCTGCATCCAAGAGTTGGAATGATTTGGCCCTTGACATTGATGACTTGGTCATGATGCCACAGCTCCACCTTCTTTTCTCGGGCGCCACTATGCTTATGGTTGCTTCTACTGGGACTGGGTGA